A stretch of Lepisosteus oculatus isolate fLepOcu1 chromosome 11, fLepOcu1.hap2, whole genome shotgun sequence DNA encodes these proteins:
- the neurog1 gene encoding neurogenin-1: MAIVSSGYIRDLTPVVCQARLLTRVDCSRIKTRRVPSPSETSIFFSLILPPSKKPAFPSPKTLKRPNMCTSVENLYSDLDSSSCDLSYVHTDDEDSRSSSHGASPSSSLDQPSSPAICQDSATPEQKKKRRGRGKSEVAVHVVKKNRRMKANDRERNRMHNLNDALDKLRNVLPAFPDDTKLTKIETLRFAHNYIWALSETIRIADQCQEKSRDPSLMLPGMGRVADAPSPGSDAFSWLSSASTSSSPSYCTSNPSSPAVSEDYGFLQADSLYSYHNFATNIY; encoded by the exons ATGGCTATTGTTTCATCAGGGTATATAAGGGATCTGACGCCAGTCGTGTGCCAAGCTCGCTTGCTCACACGAGTTGACTGCAGCAGGATCAAGACAAGACgcgtgccttctccctcagaaacttctatttttttttctttgattttgccTCCTTCCAAGAAACCTGCATTCCCGTCACCCAAAACTTTGAAGAG accaAACATGTGCACCTCCGTGGAAAACCTGTACTCCGACTTGGACAGCTCCAGTTGCGACCTGTCCTACGTACACACGGATGACGAGGACTCGCGCAGCAGTTCTCACGGTGCCTCGCCGTCCTCCTCCCTCGACCAGCCGTCCTCACCTGCTATCTGTCAGGACTCGGCCACCCCGGAGCAGAAGAAGAAACGCCGAGGCCGGGGGAAGAGCGAGGTCGCCGTGCACGTTGTGAAGAAGAACAGGCGGATGAAGGCCAACGACCGGGAGAGGAACAGGATGCACAATCTCAACGACGCCCTGGACAAGCTGAGGAACGTTCTGCCTGCCTTCCCGGACGACACGAAGCTCACCAAGATCGAGACCCTGCGCTTCGCCCACAACTACATCTGGGCCCTTTCCGAGACCATCAGAATAGCCGACCAGTGTCAAGAGAAGTCCCGGGACCCCTCGCTAATGCTTCCTGGAATGGGACGGGTAGCAGATGCGCCGAGTCCGGGCAGCGACGCTTTCTCCTGGCTGTCAAGCGCATCCACCTCGTCCTCGCCGTCATATTGCACTTCAAACCCCAGCAGTCCGGCGGTTTCGGAGGACTACGGATTTCTGCAGGCGGACAGCCTGTACAGCTATCATAACTTCGCTACAAACATTTACTGA